TAGCAGCGCGACGCAGAGCGGTTGCCGCCGGGACACCGGAGTCGAGCAATGCCGCCATGGCTGTGCAGACGCGTGATGTCGCAGCGGCTCTCCGAACTGACCCCACGCCTGGCAACCTCAGCAGCAGGTTACTCCAGGCTACGCTGCCGTTTGCACTGCCTGTCCAGATGCGCCAGCCGACGAATCCGAGGATCAGGATAATTGCAGCAGGGACTGAGTTATGCTGCATGGCTGCTGTTGCCTGCAGCACAAATCGCGTCAGTGGCGGTGGCTGCTGGCCCGTATCCGCCAGCATCACAGCGAAGCGTGGCAACACGACGCCGACAAGCAGCGCGACGGAGCATGCGCCCGCGACCAGAAGAATTGCGGGATAAACGAGAGCCCCACGGATCGCGGATTTCAGCGAAGCAGTCTCTTCCGCCAACTCGGCGCTTCTCAGCACGGCTGGCGCAAGATCGCCCGAAGATTCACCGGCGGAAATGATACCGGCAAGAACTGGCGGCAGTCCCGCATCGTCCCTCAGTCCATCCGCGAGGCGTCCACCCGTCCTGACACGTTCTCGAATCGCGGTACATGCCGAAGCCCATGAGTCGGGCGCAAGCTTCTCGAACGTCGCAAGCGTCCGCGACATCGGAATGTCGGCAGCGAGGAGGTTGGCAAGTACACGCAATCCGGGCGCGACGTCCGATCCGTGGGGCATGCTACGGCTTGCGACAAAACGTGCAGTCGCGATTTCGATTGGGAAGAGCCCTTGCGAATGAAGTGCGTCCACTGCAGTGCCTTTGTCGGCGGCCAGTATCGTTCCGCGCAGCATTGTACCGTCGTTGCGCGCGGCCCGATACCTGAATGGACGAGCACTGCCGTGGTTATCCGGGGAAGCGTCACTCATTGGTGCACCGGGCCGCCCCACGAGGTGACGTCCGCATCTTCATCATCACCGCCGGGTTTGCCGTCCTTGCCGAGTGTGTACAGGTCGAAGCCTCCCCGATTCTCCACACCAGGGAAGGTGTACACGTAGGGCCGGCGCCACGGATCCAGGGGTATGTCACGCGTCAGATATGGACCGCGCCAGTTGGGTGGCGCATCGGCGCCTGTCGGCGCGACGCGTAGCGCAATCAGCCCCTGCGCCTGCGACGGATAGTCCCCGTTATCGAGCCGGTAGGAATTGAGAGCAAGCGAGAGAATTTCTATCTGGCTCTGCGCCGCACTGGTCTTTGCGTCACCGAGGTTGCGGAAGATGGACGGTGCAACGATCGCTGCCAGCGTCGCAATGATTGCAATAACTACGAGCAGCTCCATCAACGTGAACGC
Above is a window of Gemmatimonadota bacterium DNA encoding:
- the gspG gene encoding type II secretion system major pseudopilin GspG → MSRKHDRRAFTLMELLVVIAIIATLAAIVAPSIFRNLGDAKTSAAQSQIEILSLALNSYRLDNGDYPSQAQGLIALRVAPTGADAPPNWRGPYLTRDIPLDPWRRPYVYTFPGVENRGGFDLYTLGKDGKPGGDDEDADVTSWGGPVHQ
- a CDS encoding type II secretion system F family protein; this translates as MSDASPDNHGSARPFRYRAARNDGTMLRGTILAADKGTAVDALHSQGLFPIEIATARFVASRSMPHGSDVAPGLRVLANLLAADIPMSRTLATFEKLAPDSWASACTAIRERVRTGGRLADGLRDDAGLPPVLAGIISAGESSGDLAPAVLRSAELAEETASLKSAIRGALVYPAILLVAGACSVALLVGVVLPRFAVMLADTGQQPPPLTRFVLQATAAMQHNSVPAAIILILGFVGWRIWTGSANGSVAWSNLLLRLPGVGSVRRAAATSRVCTAMAALLDSGVPAATALRRAATAAGDPAIESRLAVARAGVTRGESIGLALEQSAALTVAAIRLIRAGEESGRVATLCIHAARIESERARELTRAAVRLVEPMLILTFGVIVAVVSGALLQAVYAIHPVR